From Lagopus muta isolate bLagMut1 chromosome 15, bLagMut1 primary, whole genome shotgun sequence, the proteins below share one genomic window:
- the TMC5 gene encoding transmembrane channel-like protein 5 isoform X1 — protein MSYHYNEAFENPAYHFSETLEVDRSRNSEGNQFSHRNPYDSLSYSYQGEHRGRRQNYPPAIPMASLRHNSEYSESLPMASLRHNSEYSESLPRVQVLSRSPYGRSQDNLSFEPEPELAYSPRSAFGPLDDPYTHRFSSASEGSFVRRRNRRPSDTVTFATLSQATPECRGEEKLVDSLASMSKRERIKAIQKMPETMKRKREIRNKVLTEISKKSGGCGTQCGCCKHCLHRAKVSFRRFRNTLSEYFQRLNFWHKTLKSIGGEFGTSVLSYFMFLKWLLNFNIFSFLINFGFITIPQFVTAEPNNLSFTGLELLTGAGYFQQTVLYYGFYTNATISQTKNGASYNMQLAYIFTVGIYFVICLLILVFSMAKSFCRNFLTPQMYSGNASKLLCTWDFNITNEKAVKLKQKNLSTQIKEDLAEENKEALSFTVTERIVRILIHLGSWAASLGTAVAACAGVYFLSINNLELFMKGNKNELESQAAMLVLPIITSLLNVFIPFFYSWLGNLEKFQNPKRKIYVAIARTIILKISIIGILCYYWLNVVAVSESQCWETLIGQDIYRLVLVDFIFCLLGSFFGEFLRRIIGTTVCVSLGVPEFDIGRSVLDLIYAQTLTWIGILFSPLLPGIQMISFSIVFYVKKVSLMRNCQPPRKAWRAAQMTTFFMFILFFPSLIGVLSVIAVTVWRLKPSKECGPFRGLPSIYTAISEWVKILENYIDSKWVAWVYYNLIASELFFFILSVIIIVIAYLFWQIIRGRRTMAKLLREQIVNAGKDKRFLLEKLQMLQRTQNPFAPRGQEQQRTSSLSHSSMPPAQQESNYPRRTFDRNQNASYNEYPYSAGISRRTGFPSDWETPQPSSSSGMSEAVALALRARQAALWEDLNDNSHL, from the exons ATGTCTTACCATTACAATGAAGCCTTTGAAAATCCAGCCTACCACTTCTCAGAGACACTGGAAGTTGATAGGAG CAGGAATTCTGAAGGGAATCAGTTCTCTCACCGAAACCCTTACGATTCTCTGTCGTATAGTTACCAAGGAGAGCACAGAGGAAGAAGACAAAATTATCCTCCAGCCATACCAATGGCTTCTCTGAGACACAACTCTGAATACAGTGAAAGTTTACCAATGGCTTCTCTGAGACACAACTCTGAATACAGTGAAAGTTTACCAAGAGTTCAAGTCCTGAGCAGAAGTCCATATGGCAGATCCCAGG ATAATCTTTCCTTTGAGCCTGAGCCAGAATTGGCCTACAGCCCACGTTCTGCCTTCGGTCCTCTGGATGACCCCTATACTCACAGATTTTCCAGTGCATCAGAAG GTAGCTTTGTTCGGAGACGCAACAGAAGGCCATCTGACACTGTGACATTTGCAACCCTGTCTCAAGCAACTCCAGAGTGCAGAGGAG aggaaaaattagTTGACAGTCTTGCAAGCATGTCCAAGCGTGAAAGGATTAAAGCGATCCAGAAAATGCCAGAAaccatgaaaagaaagagagagatcaG GAATAAAGTTCTCACAGAAATCTCAAAGAAATCAGGGGGCTGTGGTACTCAGTGTGGCTGCTGTAAGCACTGTCTGCACAGAGCAAAAGTG TCATTTCGGCGATTTAGAAATACCTTGTCAGAATATTTTCAGCGACTGAATTTCTGGCACAAGACTCTGAAGAGCATTGGTGGAGAGTTTGGAACAAgtgttctttcttattttatgtttttgaaatGGCTGCTGAATTTCAACATCTTCTCATTCCTCATAAACTTTGGTTTCATCACAATCCCTCAGTTTGTTACAGCAGAACCAAATAACCTTTCATTCACGGGTCTGGAGCTGCTCACTGGAGCT GGTTATTTTCAACAAACAGTACTCTACTATGGCTTTTACACCAATGCTACAATCAGTCAAACGAAGAATGGTGCATCTTATAACATGCAGCTGGCCTATATTTTCACTGTTGGAATATATTTTGTCATCTGTTTGCTTATCTTGGTGTTCAG CATGGCAAAATCCTTCTGCAGAAACTTTCTTACCCCTCAGATGTACTCTGGCAATGCAAGCAAACTTCTCTGCACTTGGGACTTCAACATAACTAATGAAAAAGCTGTGAAGTTGAAACAAAAGAATCTCAGCACACAGATAAAG GAGGACCTcgctgaagaaaacaaagaagctcTAAGTTTTACTGTAACAGAGAGAATTGTTCGTATTCTTATCCATCTTGGGTCATGGGCTGCTTCCTTGGGAACAGCAGTAGCTGCTTGTGCTGGTGTTTACTTCCTCTCCATTAATAATCTAGAG cTCTTTatgaaagggaataaaaatgaaCTGGAAAGCCAAGCTGCCATGTTGGTGCTACCCATTATTACATCCCTCCTCAATGTGTTCATCCCATTCTTCTACTCATGGCTTGGAAACCTGGAGAAATTTCAGAATCCCAAACGCAAGATATATGTTGCTATTGCCAG aaCTATAATCCTGAAAATATCCATTATTGGAATACTGTGCTACTACTGGCTTAACGTTGTGGCTGTGTCGGAGTCACAG TGCTGGGAAACACTGATTGGCCAAGATATCTATCGTCTTGTGTTGGTTGACttcatattttgtttgcttggctCATTCTTTGGAGAATTTTTGCGAAG AATTATTGGGACTACAGTCTGTGTGAGCCTGGGGGTGCCAGAGTTTGATATTGGACGAAGTGTTTTAGATTTGATCTATGCTCAGACATTGACCTG GATCGGTATTCTCTTCTCACCTCTGCTGCCTGGTATCCAGATGATATCATTTTCTATAgtattttatgtgaaaaag GTCAGTCTGATGAGGAATTGCCAACCTCCTCGCAAAGCCTGGAGAGCTGCTCAAATGACAACGTTCTTCAtgttcattctgtttttcccttccctcatTGGAGTCCTGTCTGTCATTGCAGTCACTGTCTGGAG GTTGAAACCTTCAAAAGAATGTGGTCCTTTCCGAGGTCTGCCTTCTATATACACAGCAATCTCTGAGTGGgtaaaaatactggaaaattaCATTGATTCAAAATGGGTAGCATGGGTCTACTACAACTTAATAGCAAGtgaacttttcttcttcatcctctCCGTCATTATCAT AGTTATTGCTTACCTTTTCTGGCAAATAATAAGAGGAAGAAGAACCATGGCCAAGCTCTTACGTGAGCAAATTGTTAAT GCAGGAAAAGACAAAAGGTTTTTACTTGAAAAACTACAGATGCTACAGAGAACACAGAACCCATTTGCACCAAGAGGACAGGAGCAGCAG AGAACTTCTTCTTTATCCCACTCATCCATGCCACCTGCCCAGCAAGAATCAAACTATCCACGAAGGACATTTGacagaaatcaaaatgcatCCTACAATGAG TATCCTTACTCTGCTGGGATCTCGAGGAGGACTGGCTTCCCATCTG ATTGGGAAACACCCCAGCcgagcagcagctcagggatgTCTGAGGCAGTGGCACTGGCTCTGCGTGCGAGGCAGGCGGCTCTGTGGGAAGATTTAAATGACAACAGCCATCTTTGA
- the TMC5 gene encoding transmembrane channel-like protein 5 isoform X2 yields the protein MSYHYNEAFENPAYHFSETLEVDRRNSEGNQFSHRNPYDSLSYSYQGEHRGRRQNYPPAIPMASLRHNSEYSESLPMASLRHNSEYSESLPRVQVLSRSPYGRSQDNLSFEPEPELAYSPRSAFGPLDDPYTHRFSSASEGSFVRRRNRRPSDTVTFATLSQATPECRGEEKLVDSLASMSKRERIKAIQKMPETMKRKREIRNKVLTEISKKSGGCGTQCGCCKHCLHRAKVSFRRFRNTLSEYFQRLNFWHKTLKSIGGEFGTSVLSYFMFLKWLLNFNIFSFLINFGFITIPQFVTAEPNNLSFTGLELLTGAGYFQQTVLYYGFYTNATISQTKNGASYNMQLAYIFTVGIYFVICLLILVFSMAKSFCRNFLTPQMYSGNASKLLCTWDFNITNEKAVKLKQKNLSTQIKEDLAEENKEALSFTVTERIVRILIHLGSWAASLGTAVAACAGVYFLSINNLELFMKGNKNELESQAAMLVLPIITSLLNVFIPFFYSWLGNLEKFQNPKRKIYVAIARTIILKISIIGILCYYWLNVVAVSESQCWETLIGQDIYRLVLVDFIFCLLGSFFGEFLRRIIGTTVCVSLGVPEFDIGRSVLDLIYAQTLTWIGILFSPLLPGIQMISFSIVFYVKKVSLMRNCQPPRKAWRAAQMTTFFMFILFFPSLIGVLSVIAVTVWRLKPSKECGPFRGLPSIYTAISEWVKILENYIDSKWVAWVYYNLIASELFFFILSVIIIVIAYLFWQIIRGRRTMAKLLREQIVNAGKDKRFLLEKLQMLQRTQNPFAPRGQEQQRTSSLSHSSMPPAQQESNYPRRTFDRNQNASYNEYPYSAGISRRTGFPSDWETPQPSSSSGMSEAVALALRARQAALWEDLNDNSHL from the exons ATGTCTTACCATTACAATGAAGCCTTTGAAAATCCAGCCTACCACTTCTCAGAGACACTGGAAGTTGATAGGAG GAATTCTGAAGGGAATCAGTTCTCTCACCGAAACCCTTACGATTCTCTGTCGTATAGTTACCAAGGAGAGCACAGAGGAAGAAGACAAAATTATCCTCCAGCCATACCAATGGCTTCTCTGAGACACAACTCTGAATACAGTGAAAGTTTACCAATGGCTTCTCTGAGACACAACTCTGAATACAGTGAAAGTTTACCAAGAGTTCAAGTCCTGAGCAGAAGTCCATATGGCAGATCCCAGG ATAATCTTTCCTTTGAGCCTGAGCCAGAATTGGCCTACAGCCCACGTTCTGCCTTCGGTCCTCTGGATGACCCCTATACTCACAGATTTTCCAGTGCATCAGAAG GTAGCTTTGTTCGGAGACGCAACAGAAGGCCATCTGACACTGTGACATTTGCAACCCTGTCTCAAGCAACTCCAGAGTGCAGAGGAG aggaaaaattagTTGACAGTCTTGCAAGCATGTCCAAGCGTGAAAGGATTAAAGCGATCCAGAAAATGCCAGAAaccatgaaaagaaagagagagatcaG GAATAAAGTTCTCACAGAAATCTCAAAGAAATCAGGGGGCTGTGGTACTCAGTGTGGCTGCTGTAAGCACTGTCTGCACAGAGCAAAAGTG TCATTTCGGCGATTTAGAAATACCTTGTCAGAATATTTTCAGCGACTGAATTTCTGGCACAAGACTCTGAAGAGCATTGGTGGAGAGTTTGGAACAAgtgttctttcttattttatgtttttgaaatGGCTGCTGAATTTCAACATCTTCTCATTCCTCATAAACTTTGGTTTCATCACAATCCCTCAGTTTGTTACAGCAGAACCAAATAACCTTTCATTCACGGGTCTGGAGCTGCTCACTGGAGCT GGTTATTTTCAACAAACAGTACTCTACTATGGCTTTTACACCAATGCTACAATCAGTCAAACGAAGAATGGTGCATCTTATAACATGCAGCTGGCCTATATTTTCACTGTTGGAATATATTTTGTCATCTGTTTGCTTATCTTGGTGTTCAG CATGGCAAAATCCTTCTGCAGAAACTTTCTTACCCCTCAGATGTACTCTGGCAATGCAAGCAAACTTCTCTGCACTTGGGACTTCAACATAACTAATGAAAAAGCTGTGAAGTTGAAACAAAAGAATCTCAGCACACAGATAAAG GAGGACCTcgctgaagaaaacaaagaagctcTAAGTTTTACTGTAACAGAGAGAATTGTTCGTATTCTTATCCATCTTGGGTCATGGGCTGCTTCCTTGGGAACAGCAGTAGCTGCTTGTGCTGGTGTTTACTTCCTCTCCATTAATAATCTAGAG cTCTTTatgaaagggaataaaaatgaaCTGGAAAGCCAAGCTGCCATGTTGGTGCTACCCATTATTACATCCCTCCTCAATGTGTTCATCCCATTCTTCTACTCATGGCTTGGAAACCTGGAGAAATTTCAGAATCCCAAACGCAAGATATATGTTGCTATTGCCAG aaCTATAATCCTGAAAATATCCATTATTGGAATACTGTGCTACTACTGGCTTAACGTTGTGGCTGTGTCGGAGTCACAG TGCTGGGAAACACTGATTGGCCAAGATATCTATCGTCTTGTGTTGGTTGACttcatattttgtttgcttggctCATTCTTTGGAGAATTTTTGCGAAG AATTATTGGGACTACAGTCTGTGTGAGCCTGGGGGTGCCAGAGTTTGATATTGGACGAAGTGTTTTAGATTTGATCTATGCTCAGACATTGACCTG GATCGGTATTCTCTTCTCACCTCTGCTGCCTGGTATCCAGATGATATCATTTTCTATAgtattttatgtgaaaaag GTCAGTCTGATGAGGAATTGCCAACCTCCTCGCAAAGCCTGGAGAGCTGCTCAAATGACAACGTTCTTCAtgttcattctgtttttcccttccctcatTGGAGTCCTGTCTGTCATTGCAGTCACTGTCTGGAG GTTGAAACCTTCAAAAGAATGTGGTCCTTTCCGAGGTCTGCCTTCTATATACACAGCAATCTCTGAGTGGgtaaaaatactggaaaattaCATTGATTCAAAATGGGTAGCATGGGTCTACTACAACTTAATAGCAAGtgaacttttcttcttcatcctctCCGTCATTATCAT AGTTATTGCTTACCTTTTCTGGCAAATAATAAGAGGAAGAAGAACCATGGCCAAGCTCTTACGTGAGCAAATTGTTAAT GCAGGAAAAGACAAAAGGTTTTTACTTGAAAAACTACAGATGCTACAGAGAACACAGAACCCATTTGCACCAAGAGGACAGGAGCAGCAG AGAACTTCTTCTTTATCCCACTCATCCATGCCACCTGCCCAGCAAGAATCAAACTATCCACGAAGGACATTTGacagaaatcaaaatgcatCCTACAATGAG TATCCTTACTCTGCTGGGATCTCGAGGAGGACTGGCTTCCCATCTG ATTGGGAAACACCCCAGCcgagcagcagctcagggatgTCTGAGGCAGTGGCACTGGCTCTGCGTGCGAGGCAGGCGGCTCTGTGGGAAGATTTAAATGACAACAGCCATCTTTGA